A window of Desulfobotulus pelophilus contains these coding sequences:
- a CDS encoding Na(+)/H(+) antiporter subunit D, which produces MYQTLFGSGIPPALILIFGALLIPLLSRGARAVWMLLLPLLSLAVVLNTPNGVHWTLQFMDFHLIFGHMDGLARPFGIIFSMACFMGVLYALKVQDNVQHMAALFYAGGALGVTFAGDLLSLYIFWEIMAVASTFLILARKSREAYDAAFRYILVHMAGGLILLGGIIIHYNATGGDLTFGRFSPDQAGLAEYLIMIGFIVNAAVPPLHAWLPDAYPEATVTGAVFLSAFTTKTAVYVLCRAFPGFEILAVLGAIMTLYGVTYALIITDARRILAYHIVSQVGYMVCAVGIGTSLAINGAVAHAYAHIIYKALLFMGAGAVLQMAGSSRIKELGGLKALMPLTLVFTVVGGISISGAPLTSGFVSKDIILTAAEHSGRTILWGMLLLASLGTWLSVGLKLPYYVWFGGKTAPSVPEAQDPPRCMLLAMAIASFLCFYLGVYPDALYKLLPHSMDYNPYTLVHLIKQIAVMALGVWLFTLMVKADKKKDKTKARPTHKLTDTDITYIEGGKAFYHAMDRSLNGMNRVTEALVTHRLIPRIAEISKNIPERITRALARPFTDSKVEEQIRASYSTGTTPLGISAAGVVCILILLFFLVS; this is translated from the coding sequence ATGTACCAGACTCTCTTCGGCAGCGGTATCCCCCCTGCCCTGATTCTTATTTTCGGAGCTCTTCTCATCCCGCTTCTGTCCCGAGGGGCCAGGGCTGTATGGATGCTCCTTCTGCCCCTTCTTTCCCTTGCCGTGGTCCTCAACACGCCCAACGGTGTACACTGGACCCTGCAGTTCATGGATTTCCATCTCATCTTCGGCCATATGGACGGACTGGCCAGGCCCTTTGGCATTATCTTTTCCATGGCCTGCTTCATGGGCGTTCTCTATGCCCTGAAAGTCCAGGACAATGTGCAACACATGGCAGCCCTCTTTTATGCTGGTGGAGCTCTGGGCGTAACCTTTGCGGGAGACCTCCTTTCCCTGTATATTTTCTGGGAGATCATGGCCGTTGCCTCCACCTTCCTCATCCTTGCACGCAAAAGCCGGGAAGCCTATGATGCCGCTTTCCGCTATATCCTTGTCCATATGGCAGGCGGGCTCATACTCTTGGGTGGTATCATCATCCATTACAATGCCACAGGCGGAGACCTCACTTTCGGGCGTTTCTCCCCGGACCAGGCAGGCCTTGCCGAATACCTCATCATGATCGGCTTCATTGTCAACGCAGCCGTTCCACCCCTCCATGCATGGCTTCCGGATGCCTACCCCGAAGCCACCGTTACAGGTGCCGTTTTCCTCAGTGCCTTTACAACCAAAACGGCGGTCTATGTTCTCTGCCGGGCCTTCCCCGGCTTTGAAATTCTCGCTGTTCTCGGTGCCATCATGACCCTTTACGGTGTAACCTACGCCCTCATCATCACCGATGCCCGCCGTATCCTGGCCTATCACATTGTCAGCCAGGTCGGTTACATGGTCTGCGCCGTAGGTATCGGCACCAGCCTTGCCATCAACGGTGCCGTTGCCCATGCCTACGCTCACATCATTTACAAAGCGCTGCTTTTCATGGGTGCCGGTGCCGTGCTGCAGATGGCGGGAAGTTCACGCATCAAAGAACTGGGTGGTCTCAAAGCGCTCATGCCACTGACCCTGGTTTTCACCGTTGTGGGGGGTATATCCATTTCCGGCGCCCCCCTGACCTCGGGCTTCGTATCAAAGGATATTATCCTGACAGCGGCGGAACATTCCGGCAGAACCATCCTCTGGGGCATGCTGCTGCTTGCCAGCCTCGGAACCTGGCTTTCCGTAGGCCTGAAGCTGCCGTACTATGTATGGTTCGGCGGGAAAACAGCTCCCAGCGTTCCGGAAGCCCAGGATCCTCCCCGCTGCATGCTGCTGGCCATGGCCATAGCCTCTTTCCTCTGTTTTTATCTGGGTGTCTATCCCGACGCGCTCTACAAACTGCTACCCCACAGCATGGACTACAATCCCTATACACTGGTACATCTCATCAAACAGATTGCCGTTATGGCGCTGGGTGTATGGCTTTTCACCCTCATGGTGAAAGCAGATAAAAAGAAAGACAAAACCAAAGCCAGACCCACGCATAAACTGACCGACACGGACATTACCTATATTGAGGGAGGCAAGGCCTTTTACCATGCCATGGATCGCAGCCTCAACGGAATGAACCGGGTTACGGAAGCATTGGTTACCCACAGGCTCATTCCCCGCATTGCCGAAATTTCCAAAAACATACCCGAACGTATTACCCGCGCACTGGCGCGTCCCTTTACGGACAGCAAAGTGGAAGAACAGATCCGGGCAAGCTACAGTACTGGCACAACCCCGCTGGGTATCAGTGCGGCAGGAGTTGTCTGCATACTGATTCTGCTCTTTTTCCTTGTCAGCTGA
- a CDS encoding monovalent cation/H+ antiporter subunit D family protein, whose translation METLHSIIPLLAVLVSLAVVPAIVSSRSENAREGWTFAAAFIKFGLVASMTPFVLQGGSYTFTLVEVIPGVPIAFRVDAFGMLFALVSSSLWIVTSAYSIGYMRGLDEHSQTRYFSFFAISLSATIGVAFSANLLTMYLFYEMLSFATYPLVAHHQDHEARVSGRKYIGYILGASICLALPAMLYVYVQAGNLDFTAGGVLTADTGKGTLLVLALMFVFGFAKAGVMPFHSWLPAAMVAPTPVSSLLHAVAVVKVGVFCVFRALTGTLGTTPLSDAGIGTVIAVIASITILVSSLIALSQDELKRRLAFSTIGQLSYIILGAALLTPAALQGGMMHITMHAFGKITLFFCAGAIFVASGKKYISQMKGIGRRMPVTMTAFFIGALSVIGLPPAGGFLSKWYLVIGTLEAGQIGFLAVLLFSSILNAAYFLPIVYRAFFCAPEDNLFEEGIKESPPWCLYPLCITAAGSLLLFFYPQPFFRLAQLAVSQIMGG comes from the coding sequence ATGGAAACCCTACACTCCATCATACCCCTCCTTGCCGTGCTCGTTTCCCTGGCGGTCGTTCCGGCCATTGTATCCAGCAGGAGTGAAAACGCCCGGGAAGGATGGACCTTTGCCGCCGCCTTCATCAAATTCGGCCTGGTGGCCTCCATGACTCCCTTTGTTCTTCAGGGAGGCAGCTATACATTTACCCTTGTCGAAGTGATTCCCGGCGTACCCATCGCCTTCCGGGTGGATGCCTTCGGAATGCTTTTTGCCCTTGTATCCTCTTCTCTCTGGATTGTGACCTCCGCCTATTCCATCGGCTACATGCGGGGCCTTGATGAACACAGCCAGACGCGCTACTTCAGCTTTTTTGCCATCTCCCTTTCCGCCACCATCGGCGTTGCCTTCTCGGCGAATCTCTTAACCATGTATCTTTTTTACGAGATGCTGAGTTTTGCCACCTATCCGCTGGTTGCCCACCATCAGGACCATGAAGCAAGGGTTTCGGGTAGAAAATACATTGGCTATATCCTTGGCGCCTCCATATGCCTGGCCCTTCCGGCCATGCTGTATGTATATGTGCAGGCCGGCAACCTGGACTTTACCGCCGGTGGTGTTCTGACAGCGGATACGGGTAAAGGCACCCTGCTGGTCCTGGCACTTATGTTTGTATTCGGCTTTGCCAAGGCAGGCGTCATGCCCTTCCATTCATGGCTGCCGGCAGCCATGGTTGCGCCAACCCCGGTCAGCTCCCTTCTCCATGCCGTTGCCGTGGTCAAGGTAGGTGTTTTCTGTGTTTTCCGTGCCCTGACAGGCACGCTGGGTACAACGCCCCTTTCCGATGCAGGCATCGGCACAGTGATTGCCGTCATTGCCAGTATCACCATTCTGGTCTCATCTCTCATTGCCTTAAGCCAGGATGAACTGAAAAGAAGGCTTGCTTTTTCCACCATTGGACAGCTTTCCTATATTATTCTGGGAGCCGCCCTTCTCACCCCGGCGGCTCTGCAGGGCGGTATGATGCATATCACCATGCATGCCTTCGGAAAAATCACTCTCTTTTTCTGTGCAGGCGCCATCTTTGTTGCCTCAGGGAAAAAATACATCAGCCAGATGAAAGGCATCGGTCGCCGCATGCCTGTAACCATGACAGCCTTTTTCATCGGTGCCCTTTCCGTTATAGGACTGCCGCCTGCAGGGGGCTTTCTTTCCAAATGGTATCTTGTCATCGGTACCCTTGAAGCCGGTCAGATCGGTTTTCTTGCCGTGCTGCTCTTCAGTTCCATACTGAATGCAGCCTATTTTCTGCCCATTGTCTACAGGGCCTTTTTCTGCGCACCGGAAGACAATCTGTTTGAAGAGGGCATTAAGGAATCGCCACCATGGTGCCTGTACCCCCTGTGCATTACTGCTGCGGGGTCTCTTCTCCTCTTTTTCTATCCACAGCCCTTTTTCCGGCTGGCGCAGCTTGCCGTTTCCCAGATCATGGGCGGCTGA
- a CDS encoding complex I subunit 5 family protein, giving the protein MMEFTQHFPVLVVMAPFLWGMAAAAAGWVNRKWAFPFALAGLLSGLGTALHMLVTTARGETLTYHMAGWMPPFGIAYRIDTFSAIVLTAIMAVALVNLVASRNRAEKDFAEKTPAWYALYIFFVCGLAGMVATEDIFNLYVLLEIASLSGYALIGMGNNRAPLAALNYLIMGTIGASFYLMGVAYIYIATGSLNMADIAAILHEMGPNPTITMAFVLCITGLLAKMAAFPVHGWLPNAYTYAPDATTNLMAALTTKVSIYIMVRIVFSVFPMSLAFDTGVIAEGLVWLATIGIFAGAFMALAQKSFKRMLTYIIIVEVAYMVGGFWLGNRAGMTGAMLHIVNDAAMTLCIFMAAATIRAKQGSDAFTDLKGLFQKMPFSMGALVIAGLSIIGIPPTCGFFSKWYLISGGIEAGHWGFVVALLSASIINAILFFKVFEIALFETPEDAVIHHGHGHDDHAHHGPPALAMAEAPVSMVIPLLIAALALVVLGLLAGDIVTLFIDPAIPGQVL; this is encoded by the coding sequence ATGATGGAATTCACCCAGCATTTTCCCGTTCTGGTTGTCATGGCACCCTTTCTGTGGGGTATGGCCGCAGCGGCAGCGGGATGGGTCAACCGGAAATGGGCTTTTCCCTTTGCCCTTGCAGGACTTCTCTCCGGACTTGGTACTGCCCTGCACATGCTTGTCACCACAGCCAGAGGAGAAACACTCACCTATCACATGGCAGGATGGATGCCTCCCTTTGGCATCGCCTACCGCATCGATACCTTCAGTGCCATTGTTCTTACCGCCATCATGGCCGTTGCCCTTGTCAATCTTGTGGCATCCAGGAACCGGGCCGAAAAGGACTTTGCCGAAAAAACACCGGCCTGGTACGCTCTCTACATTTTTTTTGTCTGTGGCCTTGCGGGTATGGTGGCAACGGAAGATATTTTCAACCTCTATGTTCTCCTTGAAATAGCTTCCCTTTCGGGATATGCCCTCATCGGCATGGGAAACAACCGTGCTCCCCTTGCAGCCCTCAACTACCTGATCATGGGAACCATCGGAGCCAGCTTCTATCTCATGGGGGTAGCCTATATCTACATTGCCACAGGGTCCCTCAACATGGCTGATATTGCTGCCATTCTCCATGAAATGGGTCCCAATCCCACCATCACCATGGCCTTTGTTCTCTGCATCACAGGACTTCTGGCCAAAATGGCGGCCTTCCCCGTTCACGGCTGGCTGCCCAATGCCTACACCTACGCTCCGGATGCCACCACCAACCTGATGGCCGCCCTGACCACCAAGGTCAGCATCTACATCATGGTACGAATTGTTTTTTCTGTTTTCCCCATGTCTCTAGCCTTTGATACGGGAGTCATAGCCGAGGGTCTTGTCTGGCTGGCCACCATCGGCATCTTTGCAGGAGCCTTCATGGCCCTTGCCCAAAAAAGCTTCAAACGCATGCTCACCTACATCATTATTGTGGAAGTTGCCTACATGGTGGGAGGATTCTGGCTGGGCAACAGGGCGGGGATGACCGGTGCCATGCTCCACATTGTCAACGACGCCGCCATGACCCTGTGTATCTTCATGGCAGCCGCCACCATACGGGCCAAACAGGGAAGTGATGCATTTACGGACCTGAAAGGTCTTTTCCAGAAAATGCCTTTTTCCATGGGAGCTCTGGTCATTGCCGGTCTTTCCATTATTGGCATTCCGCCTACCTGCGGCTTTTTCAGTAAATGGTACCTCATATCCGGCGGTATCGAAGCCGGTCACTGGGGTTTTGTCGTCGCTCTTCTTTCCGCGAGCATCATCAATGCCATTCTCTTCTTCAAGGTTTTTGAAATCGCCCTTTTTGAAACACCTGAGGATGCCGTCATCCACCATGGGCATGGTCATGATGACCACGCCCACCACGGTCCGCCAGCCCTCGCCATGGCCGAGGCCCCCGTTTCCATGGTGATTCCTCTTTTAATTGCTGCTCTGGCCCTTGTGGTCCTCGGCCTTCTGGCCGGAGACATTGTCACCCTTTTCATTGATCCAGCGATTCCCGGACAGGTGCTTTAA
- a CDS encoding cation:proton antiporter subunit C, producing MDAIPYFIGKYNYWGCIFLFFLGMYAMISKTNLVKKIIGLNIFQTSIILFFISASFKKDATLPILMEESKGAIDPAMYLNPLPHVLMLTAIVVAVATLGVALALTIKVYRSYGTLEEDEINRAIQSR from the coding sequence ATGGATGCCATTCCCTACTTTATCGGAAAGTATAACTACTGGGGCTGTATATTCCTCTTTTTTCTTGGAATGTACGCCATGATTTCCAAAACCAATCTGGTTAAGAAAATCATAGGCCTGAATATTTTCCAGACCTCCATTATTCTTTTTTTCATTTCCGCTTCTTTTAAAAAAGACGCCACCCTCCCCATTCTCATGGAGGAAAGCAAAGGGGCCATTGACCCTGCCATGTATCTCAACCCTCTGCCCCACGTACTGATGCTTACGGCCATTGTGGTTGCCGTGGCCACCCTCGGGGTGGCCCTGGCGCTGACCATCAAGGTTTACCGCAGCTATGGAACCCTTGAAGAAGATGAAATTAACCGTGCCATTCAGTCCCGCTGA
- the mbhE gene encoding hydrogen gas-evolving membrane-bound hydrogenase subunit E, which produces MKKLALILCLFAGGLLLVNAHHLPMWGDPASPASLHVSPFYIENAYEHTQAPNMVAVVLADYRSYDTMFEAAVVLTAGLACFFLLRTKGRKQIGPQYYRHIPTGVTLRIEEGGKLPPEDSKVFRPIDTLWTPFDPIIRTTCRCLIPFLQIYSLYVLAHGHYSPGGGFQAGVVLGATIILLAISRNLKTAIHRMNERVTALFSIIGVAIFAGTGTLCLLLGMDFLNYDILAPFLLSDTVMARSHSILIVEIGVTMAVMAVMVWIYYNLSSAGQQDEGL; this is translated from the coding sequence TTGAAAAAGCTTGCCCTGATACTCTGTCTTTTTGCAGGCGGCCTCCTTCTGGTCAATGCCCACCATCTGCCCATGTGGGGAGACCCTGCCTCTCCGGCCAGCCTGCATGTTTCCCCTTTCTACATTGAAAATGCCTATGAGCATACCCAGGCTCCCAACATGGTAGCGGTAGTTCTGGCGGATTACCGATCCTACGACACCATGTTTGAAGCAGCGGTGGTTCTCACGGCAGGGCTTGCCTGCTTCTTTCTGCTCCGCACCAAAGGACGGAAACAAATCGGCCCCCAATATTACCGCCATATTCCCACCGGGGTTACCCTGCGTATTGAGGAAGGAGGAAAGCTGCCACCGGAAGACTCCAAGGTGTTCCGGCCCATCGACACACTCTGGACACCCTTCGATCCCATTATCCGAACCACCTGCCGGTGCCTCATTCCCTTTCTGCAGATATACTCCCTCTACGTTCTGGCCCATGGCCATTACAGCCCGGGAGGTGGTTTTCAGGCGGGGGTTGTACTGGGTGCCACGATTATCCTCCTGGCCATCAGCCGCAATCTCAAAACCGCCATCCACCGTATGAACGAAAGGGTAACAGCCCTCTTTTCCATCATAGGCGTTGCCATCTTTGCCGGTACCGGTACCCTATGCCTTTTACTGGGCATGGATTTCCTCAACTATGACATACTGGCCCCTTTCCTCCTGAGCGATACGGTAATGGCCCGGTCCCACAGCATACTTATTGTGGAAATCGGCGTAACCATGGCTGTCATGGCCGTGATGGTCTGGATTTACTACAACCTGTCTTCTGCAGGACAGCAGGACGAAGGACTCTAG
- a CDS encoding Na(+)/H(+) antiporter subunit B, with protein sequence MITVDIIVFTLIILCGIGALAVKDLMAAAIVISAYSFMICLLLAVMGAVDVAFTEATVGAGVSTVFFVATVFHTTRRTKD encoded by the coding sequence ATGATAACCGTTGATATCATTGTTTTCACTCTCATCATTCTCTGTGGCATCGGAGCCCTTGCCGTCAAAGACCTGATGGCAGCCGCCATAGTCATCAGCGCCTACAGCTTCATGATATGCCTGCTTCTCGCCGTAATGGGAGCCGTGGACGTGGCTTTCACGGAGGCAACCGTTGGCGCCGGTGTCAGCACTGTCTTTTTTGTTGCTACGGTATTTCATACCACAAGGAGGACCAAAGATTGA
- the mnhG gene encoding monovalent cation/H(+) antiporter subunit G, translating into MLFVNTLIALLLLAGCLFLVGGAVGILRMPDFYTRLHAASLLDTTALICLLGAAILYVLTQHPDLNGVITSLKIILIAVFVFITSPTATHAIVDAGMRAGGKPWTRKNEEKQI; encoded by the coding sequence ATGCTCTTTGTCAACACCCTCATCGCCCTTCTTCTTCTGGCGGGCTGCCTCTTCCTTGTGGGTGGCGCTGTCGGCATTCTCCGCATGCCGGATTTCTATACAAGGCTGCATGCGGCAAGTCTTCTGGACACCACAGCCCTGATATGCCTCCTCGGAGCCGCTATCCTTTACGTACTCACGCAGCACCCGGATCTCAACGGCGTAATTACCAGCCTGAAAATCATTCTCATCGCCGTCTTTGTTTTCATCACCAGCCCCACAGCCACCCACGCCATTGTGGATGCAGGCATGCGGGCCGGCGGGAAGCCCTGGACCCGTAAAAACGAGGAGAAACAGATATGA
- a CDS encoding monovalent cation/H+ antiporter complex subunit F, with protein sequence MFINTLFNAAAICIAMAMAAGLYRAARGPSSLDHIIGVNAIGSKTTPLLIIIGVMYQRVDMLVDIALAYAMLNFIAVLAASRYFQKRRGLHEDAAPPSHNPDKG encoded by the coding sequence ATGTTCATAAATACGCTTTTTAACGCTGCCGCCATCTGCATTGCCATGGCCATGGCGGCGGGACTGTACCGCGCCGCACGGGGACCTTCCAGTCTGGATCATATTATTGGTGTCAATGCCATCGGGTCCAAAACAACTCCCCTGCTCATTATCATAGGCGTTATGTATCAGCGAGTAGACATGCTGGTGGATATTGCCCTGGCCTATGCCATGCTCAACTTCATTGCCGTACTGGCCGCATCCCGCTATTTCCAGAAACGACGGGGACTGCACGAAGATGCAGCACCCCCCTCCCATAACCCGGATAAAGGATAA
- a CDS encoding Na+/H+ antiporter subunit E, producing the protein MIPTDTPHRSRKGPALLLTWLVLMLTWIMLSGKFDLFHLGLGALSAAIISWFSHDLLFPRGLTGHTPRLWYRFFLYIFWLLWQVLLSSIHVLRLVFHPRLKERINPHILRFQSRIQNETGQVTFGNSITLTPGTITISISPLGKFTVHALDQESSASLPGEMENRIARIFGE; encoded by the coding sequence GTGATCCCGACAGATACCCCCCACAGGAGCAGAAAGGGTCCGGCACTGCTTCTCACCTGGCTGGTCCTTATGCTGACATGGATAATGCTTTCCGGAAAATTTGATCTTTTCCATCTCGGCCTCGGTGCCCTTTCCGCAGCCATCATTTCATGGTTTTCCCATGACCTTCTTTTTCCCCGGGGCCTTACCGGACATACTCCCCGCCTCTGGTACCGCTTTTTTCTCTACATATTCTGGCTGCTATGGCAAGTCCTGCTTTCCAGCATTCACGTACTCCGGCTGGTTTTTCACCCACGCCTCAAAGAACGCATCAACCCGCACATTCTTCGTTTTCAATCACGGATACAAAATGAAACAGGACAAGTTACCTTTGGCAATTCCATAACCCTGACACCCGGCACCATCACCATTTCCATATCCCCTTTAGGCAAATTCACGGTACATGCCCTGGATCAGGAGTCCAGCGCATCGCTGCCGGGTGAAATGGAAAACCGGATTGCCCGGATCTTTGGAGAATAA
- a CDS encoding ABC transporter substrate-binding protein, with protein sequence MMRKIGLTITCMLALICCAAAPVVAKEIRLAFDSDPVSLDPHMQLSGGMLMYSHQVFDPLVRWTQEMDFEPRLAESWERIDELTMRFHLRKGVTFHSGNPFTAKDVAWTLNRLKVSQDFRGLFEAFAEARPVDDHTVDIITHRPYGLVLSLATYIFPMDSVFYSGTDEQGQPKDMIAKTGPSFANANASGTGPFRVTARQHGVRTVFDRFGDYWDKKSPGNVTRMVLTPIRNDATRVAALLSGDVDFIVPVPPQDQDRIERHRDVKLVTMSGTRIITLQMNQKRRPEFQDVRVRQAIVHAVNNQGIVDRIMRGRATVAAQQSPKGYSGYNESLVPRYDLEKARQLMKEAGYEKGFEVTMVAPNDRYVNDARIAEAVVPMLARINIRVNLQTMPKAQYWDEFDAQVADIQLIGWHSDTEDSGNFTEYLAMCPSTETGYGQYNSGNYCNPRVDELALACQTETDMEKRNAMLREIERILYEDAAFVPLHWQDLSWAARNNLEIETIVNVQDFPYFGDLVVH encoded by the coding sequence ATGATGAGAAAAATTGGTTTAACCATTACATGCATGCTGGCCTTGATTTGTTGTGCGGCGGCACCGGTTGTAGCAAAGGAAATCCGTTTAGCCTTTGACTCCGATCCCGTTTCCCTGGATCCTCATATGCAGCTTTCCGGCGGGATGCTGATGTATTCCCACCAGGTATTTGATCCTCTGGTTCGCTGGACCCAGGAGATGGATTTTGAACCCCGCCTTGCCGAAAGCTGGGAGCGCATTGATGAACTGACCATGCGTTTTCATCTGCGGAAAGGTGTAACCTTTCATTCGGGTAATCCTTTTACGGCAAAAGATGTGGCATGGACCCTGAACCGACTCAAGGTAAGCCAGGATTTCCGGGGGCTTTTTGAGGCTTTTGCCGAAGCCCGTCCGGTGGATGACCATACGGTGGACATTATCACCCACCGTCCCTATGGTCTGGTGTTAAGCCTTGCCACCTATATTTTTCCCATGGACAGTGTCTTTTACAGCGGTACGGACGAGCAGGGGCAGCCCAAAGATATGATAGCGAAAACCGGCCCCAGTTTTGCCAACGCCAATGCGTCAGGGACAGGACCGTTCCGGGTCACGGCCCGTCAGCATGGAGTGCGTACGGTTTTTGACCGCTTTGGGGATTACTGGGATAAAAAATCTCCGGGTAACGTAACCCGCATGGTGCTGACTCCCATCCGCAATGATGCCACCCGCGTGGCGGCTCTCCTTTCCGGTGATGTGGATTTTATCGTGCCCGTTCCTCCTCAGGATCAGGATCGCATTGAGCGGCACAGAGATGTCAAGCTTGTCACCATGTCCGGCACCCGCATTATCACCTTGCAGATGAATCAGAAACGGCGTCCTGAATTCCAGGATGTGCGGGTTCGTCAGGCCATTGTGCACGCGGTTAATAATCAGGGCATTGTGGACCGTATCATGCGTGGACGGGCAACGGTGGCTGCCCAGCAGAGCCCGAAGGGTTATTCGGGATACAATGAATCACTTGTTCCGAGGTATGACCTTGAAAAAGCCCGCCAGCTCATGAAGGAAGCCGGTTATGAAAAGGGCTTTGAGGTTACCATGGTTGCCCCTAATGATCGGTATGTGAACGACGCCCGCATTGCGGAAGCCGTGGTTCCCATGCTGGCCCGCATCAATATCCGGGTGAATCTCCAAACCATGCCCAAAGCTCAGTACTGGGATGAGTTTGACGCCCAGGTGGCAGACATTCAACTTATCGGCTGGCATTCTGATACGGAAGATTCCGGAAACTTTACGGAATATCTTGCCATGTGTCCCAGCACAGAAACTGGTTACGGCCAGTATAACTCCGGCAATTACTGCAATCCCAGGGTGGATGAGCTTGCTCTGGCCTGCCAGACGGAGACGGACATGGAAAAACGAAATGCCATGCTGCGGGAAATTGAACGGATTCTTTATGAAGATGCCGCTTTTGTTCCCCTTCACTGGCAGGATCTATCCTGGGCTGCCAGGAATAATCTTGAAATTGAAACAATCGTAAACGTACAGGATTTCCCTTATTTCGGTGATCTTGTGGTTCACTGA
- a CDS encoding ABC transporter permease, translated as MFAFIVRRVTQAVFVMLVISFLGFSIRHQIGDPVRDLVGVSVSVAEREALRDELGLNDAFHVQYFRFLKGVLRGDLGQSFFFKKPALDVILAKMPATLELVFCAGVIIIALSIPLGMYAAIRPKSFFSRILMGGSIVGVSIPVFLTAILLIYLFSVILGWLPSYGRGELVMVGRWQTGMLTVDGWLHLILPSIALSSIMLPLFIRLIRSEMMEVLETEYIKFAHAKGLSPLRVWLVHGFRNTLLPVITVGGVQIGTMIAFTILTETVFQWHGMGFMFLEAVQRADTSLLVAYLMVVGFLFVVVNTLVDILYGIVNPKVRIQAGNK; from the coding sequence ATGTTTGCATTTATTGTGCGCCGGGTTACTCAGGCGGTTTTTGTGATGCTGGTGATCAGTTTTCTGGGATTTTCCATACGGCATCAGATTGGTGATCCTGTTCGGGATCTGGTTGGCGTGAGTGTCTCTGTGGCGGAAAGAGAAGCGCTGAGGGATGAACTGGGCCTCAATGACGCGTTTCATGTGCAGTATTTTCGTTTTTTAAAAGGGGTTTTGCGCGGGGATCTGGGCCAGTCCTTTTTTTTCAAGAAGCCTGCTCTGGACGTGATTCTGGCGAAAATGCCCGCAACGCTGGAGCTGGTTTTCTGTGCAGGGGTCATCATCATTGCCCTTTCCATTCCTCTGGGAATGTATGCCGCCATAAGGCCGAAAAGTTTTTTTTCAAGAATTCTTATGGGAGGCAGCATTGTCGGGGTTTCCATTCCTGTGTTTCTGACGGCCATCCTTCTCATTTATCTCTTTTCGGTAATCCTTGGATGGTTGCCTTCCTATGGCAGGGGCGAGCTGGTTATGGTGGGCCGATGGCAGACGGGTATGCTGACGGTGGATGGCTGGCTGCATCTGATTCTCCCTTCCATAGCCCTTTCTTCCATTATGCTGCCCCTTTTTATCCGTTTGATCCGTTCGGAAATGATGGAGGTTCTGGAAACGGAATACATTAAATTTGCCCATGCCAAGGGGCTTTCTCCCCTGCGTGTCTGGCTGGTTCATGGGTTCCGGAACACGCTCTTGCCTGTCATTACTGTGGGAGGCGTGCAGATCGGCACCATGATCGCTTTTACTATTTTAACGGAAACGGTTTTTCAGTGGCATGGTATGGGCTTTATGTTTCTAGAGGCGGTGCAGCGTGCGGATACCTCTCTTCTGGTGGCCTATCTGATGGTGGTGGGCTTTCTCTTTGTGGTGGTGAACACCCTGGTGGATATTCTCTACGGCATTGTCAACCCCAAGGTCCGTATTCAGGCAGGCAATAAATGA